The genomic window ACGACGCTGAAGTAGAGACTTTTGAGTAACGTCCGTACGAGGACGGGCCCCGGCGTCTCCGTCGGATCGTCGATCGCGTAGGTGATCGCGGTGTCGGTCCCGACCTCGCGGATCCCGCCCGTCAACGGATACAACCCGGCGCAGACGGCGATCAGGAGCAGCGAGGTCGCGACGACGCGCCACGGACTCGTCCCGTACTGCATGACCCAGCGGGAGCCGGCGAGCTTGACGGCCTGCAGGTAGTCGCCGACCTGCCAGGCCCGCGTCCGGCGAAAGTTCATCTCGCGCAGGTAGTACGTGTGCACCCGCTCCGGGAAGGCGTTCTCGTCGTAGAGTCGCTGCAGTTCCCGGTAGACCCACTGTGCGGAGTCGGCGGATGCCGTGGTATCTTCGTTCGACGCGTCCGCGAGTTCGTCCTCGTACACCGCCCGCTCGTCGAACGCCGTCTCGAGATTGAGTCGGACGTCGGTCAGGCCCGCGCGATACAGCCTCGCGCCCCGAAAGTCCGCGCCGCGGAGGTCGACGAAGACGAACACCGCGTCGTGGAGGTTCGCGTTCCGGAACGACGCGCCGTGGGCGTCGACGTCTCGAAACGTGGCCCGGCGGAGGTCCGTCCCCGAGAGATCGGCGCCGTCGAGGACCGCGTCCGTGAAGTCCGCGGCGACGAGCGACCGCCCCGCGAGGAACGACGTCTCGCGCAACATCGCGCCCTCGAGATTCGCGCCGTCGAGTCGTTCGCCCGGTTTCGGCGGATTTCGTTCGTATTCCTCCGCCGGAACGACCGTCTCGGTGTGCCAGCGACACCGATCGGTATCGTCCCAGGTGGGTCGCCAGCAACAGACCGCGCCGGCGTCGTCGACCCCGCTGCTGCTCGTGACGTGTCCGCACCGCTGTTCGGTCATAGGGTTCTTGGCGGGCAGTCGGCCCCTAACGATAGTGCTTGAAATACCGCCGCGAGCCGCCGCTCGACGGACCGACGGTCAGTCTCCGTCGGAATCGGCGCCGCGAGCCGTGAGTTCCGTCTCGAAGTGCTCCCACTCGCTGTAGAGTTCCGGTCGGTCGGGGAGGTACGTCCCCTCGGTACCGCAGTTCGGTGCGAGCAGACAGCCCGTTCGCTCGGGCGGCCAGACGACCTCGACGCGTCCGTCGGTCACCCGGACGGACTGGGTCTGCGTGTAGGTGTACGTCGCGCCCTGCGGCTGGATCAGCGTGATCGAGAGAGACACGTCCTCGGCGCCGTCGATGGCGAGCGTGCCATCGGCCGTGTCCGCGGTCGTTCCGTTGGCCGTGTCGGCGTCCGTTCCCTCGTTCGCAGTCGTCCCGTTGCCCGTCTCGTTGCTCCGCCCGGTCGTCGCGTCGGACAGCCGGGCGACGCCGTCGCTCTCGCCGGTGGCCTCGAGCGACCAGTCGACCGCGAGTTCGTCCTCGGAGCCGTCGATCTCGTACTGCGTAGCCGCGTCGTCGGTCTCGAGGCGAACGACTACCCGTTCGACGCCCTCCGCGACGCCGACGACGGTCTCGCCCGCGAACGACGCTCCGTCCCGCACCGTCAGGGGCTGGATCGCCGGAACGATCGGATCGGAGGGCTCGGCCGTCCACTCGCCGCGGTAGGTGTAGCGGTAGTAGTCCCGATCGGGATAGGCGTCGAGGACGGCGAAGTCCCGCTCGGCCGAGCCCTCGAGGGCGTAGACCACCTCGCCGTCGAGGCCGGGATCGTTTCGCAGCGACTGGAAGGGGTGGCCCTGCCACTGTCCGTACGGCGTCGGCAGGAAGACGAGGTCGTTCTCGAACTCCCGCTCCTCGAAGGGTTCGTAGGCCGCCTCGAACCGGTCGGTGTGGGGGGCGTGGCGTTCGACCGGCGTCGAGACGAGCGCGGCGTTGGCGGCGCCGACGACGAGCACGCTCGCGGCCAGCGCCGCCAGCGCGACGGCCCGGGCGGCGTCCCGCGACGTCGCGGCCTCGAGTCGGCCCGCCGTCGCGCTGGCGCGAAGCCGTCGCCAGCCGGTTACGAAGCCGAACGCGGCGAAGATCGAGAACGGCGCGAGGAGATCGAAGTGGTAGAGCGGTCCGAACTCCGAGACGAACCCGTCCGTGGGATCCGCCATCGTTCCGAGGACGTTGAAGTTCCCCCAGAACGGAACGTTGCCGAGCGAAACGCTGAGCAACACGCCGATCAGCAGGATTCCCGCAATCGGGTCGATCCGGCTCTCGCGGCCGGTCGACGACGTATCGCTCCCGTCGCGTTTCTCGACGCCCGCGGCTCGAGGCGGCGACTCCGTCTCGGTGTCGCGGCGGATCCACCCGCGAACCGCCGCCCCGAGCCCCGCCAGCGCGGCGAGCGATCCGAGCGGACCGGCCGCGAACCAGCGAGTCCAGAAGTACTCGAGGACGTAGGCGTTGGCCTCGAGGGCCAGCGCCGGGGTGTACTCGATCGAGTGGTCCAGAAGCCGCCGCCGGCCGAAACCCGGCCCGTCCAGCGGCGCGAACGCCTGATAGGGGAAGACCAGCGCCGACCCGGTCAGCCGGGCGTTGTACGCGAGCGCGACGCCGACGAACGCGAGGCCGATCGCCGCGGTGACCGCGTTTCGCCGGATCGCGTTCGGTAGCGGCCGGAACCGTTCCCTGGGATCCCAGTCGCCCCGCCGGAGCGGGCGGACGACCGTCCACAGCGCGTGGCAGATGAACGGCGCGGCGAACAGGACGG from Haloterrigena sp. KLK7 includes these protein-coding regions:
- a CDS encoding glycosyltransferase family 39 protein; this translates as MPSALLRRLRSSIRTDRVPFSRREQWYALAVALLAGVAVWILATQLFPYHSSNDDEAVYLLQAAMLLEGQLELHAGELAGAFRPWFFIEDGGRLYPKYSPVPSAMYAVSMALFGEPRVTLAAVAAGNAALVYVLGSIAVDRRVGVVAAAVFAASPMTLLTTSVFLPYAPTTVLNLAFAVCYLRGVRSGRLRDAGAAGTAIGLAFFARPYTAVLFAAPFICHALWTVVRPLRRGDWDPRERFRPLPNAIRRNAVTAAIGLAFVGVALAYNARLTGSALVFPYQAFAPLDGPGFGRRRLLDHSIEYTPALALEANAYVLEYFWTRWFAAGPLGSLAALAGLGAAVRGWIRRDTETESPPRAAGVEKRDGSDTSSTGRESRIDPIAGILLIGVLLSVSLGNVPFWGNFNVLGTMADPTDGFVSEFGPLYHFDLLAPFSIFAAFGFVTGWRRLRASATAGRLEAATSRDAARAVALAALAASVLVVGAANAALVSTPVERHAPHTDRFEAAYEPFEEREFENDLVFLPTPYGQWQGHPFQSLRNDPGLDGEVVYALEGSAERDFAVLDAYPDRDYYRYTYRGEWTAEPSDPIVPAIQPLTVRDGASFAGETVVGVAEGVERVVVRLETDDAATQYEIDGSEDELAVDWSLEATGESDGVARLSDATTGRSNETGNGTTANEGTDADTANGTTADTADGTLAIDGAEDVSLSITLIQPQGATYTYTQTQSVRVTDGRVEVVWPPERTGCLLAPNCGTEGTYLPDRPELYSEWEHFETELTARGADSDGD
- a CDS encoding pentapeptide repeat-containing protein, yielding MTEQRCGHVTSSSGVDDAGAVCCWRPTWDDTDRCRWHTETVVPAEEYERNPPKPGERLDGANLEGAMLRETSFLAGRSLVAADFTDAVLDGADLSGTDLRRATFRDVDAHGASFRNANLHDAVFVFVDLRGADFRGARLYRAGLTDVRLNLETAFDERAVYEDELADASNEDTTASADSAQWVYRELQRLYDENAFPERVHTYYLREMNFRRTRAWQVGDYLQAVKLAGSRWVMQYGTSPWRVVATSLLLIAVCAGLYPLTGGIREVGTDTAITYAIDDPTETPGPVLVRTLLKSLYFSVVTFATLGYGDIQPVGGWARALASVETLLGSLLMALLVFVLTQSVHY